A genome region from Hevea brasiliensis isolate MT/VB/25A 57/8 chromosome 7, ASM3005281v1, whole genome shotgun sequence includes the following:
- the LOC110640463 gene encoding mitotic spindle checkpoint protein MAD2, translated as MASKTVAKDIITLRGSAAIVSEFFGYAANSILYNRGVYPEESFLKVKKYGLPMLLTQDEGVKSFIANLNAQLSEWLEAGKLQRVVLVIMSKATNEVLERWNFSIETDSEVVEKGVSREKSDKEIMREIQAIMRQIASSITYLPCLDEACVFDVLAYTDKDVAVPFTWIESDPKLIANPQMVKLHSFDTKIHKVDTLVSYKNDEWDEE; from the exons ATGGCATCCAAAACAGTTGCTAAAGACATCATCACTCTGCGCGGTTCTGCGGCAATTGTTAGTGAGTTCTTTG GTTATGCAGCGAACAG TATACTATACAATCGAGGGGTTTATCCAGAAGAGAGTTTTCTGAAGGTGAAGAAATATGGGCTCCCAATGTTGCTTACACAGGATGAAGGTGTTAAATCCTTTATTGCCAACCTAAATGCTCAGTTATCAG AATGGCTAGAAGCTGGGAAGTTACAGAGGGTTGTTCTTGTGATAATGAGCAAGGCCACCAATGAGGTTCTAGAGAGGTGGAATTTCAGCATTGAGACTGATAGTGAGGTGGTGGAGAAGGG GGTGTCAAGGGAAAAGAGTGATAAAGAAATAATGAGAGAGATACAAGCAATAATGCGTCAGATTGCTTCGAGTATTACTTACTTGCCATGCCTGGATGAAGCTT GTGTTTTTGATGTGTTAGCGTACACGGATAAAGATGTGGCAGTGCCTTTCACTTGGATTGAGAGTGATCCAAAATTGATTGCTAATCCACAAATGGTGAAATTGCATTCTTTTGACACCAAG ATTCACAAGGTCGACACTCTGGTTTCATACAAGAACGATGAATGGGATGAGGAGTAA